From Thalassococcus sp. S3, one genomic window encodes:
- the metF gene encoding methylenetetrahydrofolate reductase [NAD(P)H] — MPEVSFEFFPPQNLEASFRLWDTVQTLAPLGPRFVSVTYGAGGTTRDLTREAVATLHKSSGLKVAAHLTCVNATRSETLAIADDFAKAGVTDIVALRGDPPKGTGAFQPHPEGFSDACELITALAETGQFTIRVGAYPDIHPEAANPQADIDWLKAKIDAGAHEALTQFFFEADTFFRFRDACAKAGIDAPITPGILPIENWKGARRFAERCGARIPDWTLSAFETAERDGRTDLLATAICTELCSDLIEGGVENLHFYTLNRPELTRDVCHALGIVPQVQLENVA; from the coding sequence ATGCCCGAGGTCTCGTTCGAATTCTTCCCACCGCAAAATCTCGAAGCCTCCTTCCGGCTCTGGGACACGGTGCAGACCCTCGCCCCCCTCGGCCCCCGCTTCGTCTCCGTCACCTACGGCGCCGGCGGCACCACCCGGGATCTCACGCGTGAAGCTGTCGCCACCCTGCACAAATCCTCCGGTCTCAAAGTCGCCGCCCACCTCACCTGCGTGAACGCGACCCGCTCTGAGACCCTCGCCATCGCCGACGATTTCGCCAAGGCCGGCGTCACCGATATCGTTGCCCTGCGCGGCGATCCTCCAAAAGGCACCGGCGCCTTCCAGCCCCACCCCGAAGGCTTCTCCGACGCCTGCGAGCTGATCACCGCCCTCGCAGAGACCGGCCAATTCACGATCCGCGTTGGCGCCTATCCCGACATCCACCCCGAAGCCGCCAACCCCCAGGCCGATATCGACTGGCTCAAGGCCAAGATCGACGCCGGCGCGCACGAAGCGCTCACCCAGTTCTTCTTCGAGGCCGATACCTTCTTCCGCTTCCGCGATGCCTGCGCCAAGGCTGGCATCGACGCGCCCATCACCCCCGGCATCCTGCCCATCGAGAACTGGAAAGGCGCCCGCCGCTTTGCCGAGCGCTGCGGCGCCCGCATCCCCGACTGGACGCTCAGCGCTTTCGAGACCGCCGAGCGGGACGGCCGCACCGACCTGCTCGCCACCGCCATCTGCACCGAGCTTTGCTCCGACCTGATCGAAGGCGGCGTCGAAAACCTGCACTTCTACACGCTCAACCGCCCCGAGCTGACCCGTGACGTCTGCCACGCTCTCGGCATCGTCCCCCAGGTGCAACTGGAGAACGTGGCGTAA
- a CDS encoding NADP-dependent oxidoreductase yields MTDQIHHVALASRPSGSPVPENFRFEPAPMPELQDGDVLVKLHYLSLDPYMRGRMDDAESYIAPVEIGGTMHGGGVGEIVASKSPDFKPGDLAYGMLGWTTHAAAPAETVNKIELKHGSMTNTLGVLGMPGFTGWVGLMEYGRPKAGETLVVAAATGPVGSMVGQLAKSLGLRVVGIAGGAEKCQMAIETFGFDACLDHRAHDDAASLTAALNAACPRGIDIYFENVGGKVLEAVLPLMNSFGRIPVCGMISWYNAGNLGESVVEAGLAGPKIWRMILVNSLSVTGFIILDHWHRYPDFVAEIGPRVDAGEIKFVEDIVEGLENAPAAFMGLLDGKNKGKQIVKIA; encoded by the coding sequence ATGACCGACCAAATCCATCACGTCGCCCTCGCCAGCCGCCCCTCCGGCAGCCCGGTGCCCGAAAACTTCCGCTTTGAGCCCGCCCCCATGCCAGAGCTTCAGGACGGCGACGTTCTCGTCAAACTCCATTACCTCTCTCTCGACCCTTACATGCGCGGGCGCATGGACGACGCCGAGAGCTACATCGCCCCGGTCGAGATCGGCGGCACCATGCATGGCGGCGGCGTGGGTGAGATCGTGGCCTCCAAAAGCCCCGATTTCAAACCCGGCGATCTGGCTTACGGCATGCTCGGCTGGACCACCCATGCCGCAGCCCCTGCCGAAACCGTCAACAAGATCGAACTGAAACATGGCTCCATGACCAACACCCTTGGCGTCCTCGGCATGCCCGGTTTCACCGGCTGGGTGGGCCTGATGGAATACGGGCGCCCCAAGGCCGGCGAAACGCTGGTTGTCGCGGCGGCCACCGGCCCCGTCGGCTCCATGGTCGGCCAATTGGCCAAGTCTCTCGGCCTGCGCGTCGTCGGTATCGCCGGCGGAGCGGAAAAGTGCCAGATGGCGATCGAGACCTTCGGCTTTGATGCCTGCCTCGACCACCGGGCCCATGACGATGCCGCCAGCCTCACCGCCGCGCTGAACGCGGCCTGCCCAAGGGGCATCGACATCTATTTCGAAAATGTCGGCGGCAAGGTGCTCGAAGCCGTCCTGCCCCTGATGAACAGCTTCGGGCGCATCCCCGTCTGCGGCATGATCAGCTGGTACAATGCCGGCAATCTCGGTGAAAGCGTGGTCGAGGCTGGGCTCGCCGGTCCCAAGATCTGGCGCATGATCCTCGTCAACTCCCTGTCGGTGACTGGCTTCATCATCCTCGATCACTGGCACCGCTACCCCGACTTCGTGGCCGAGATCGGTCCGCGTGTCGATGCGGGCGAGATCAAGTTCGTCGAGGACATCGTCGAAGGGCTGGAAAACGCGCCCGCCGCCTTCATGGGCCTCCTCGACGGAAAGAACAAAGGCAAACAGATCGTCAAGATCGCCTGA
- a CDS encoding LysR family transcriptional regulator, with translation MHIEFRHLRTIKAIHDCGGLARAADVLHITQSALSHQIKGLEDQAGVELFVRRSKPMTLSAAGLRLLRLAEQVMPQVEALQEEFTNLRDGRAGRMHIAIECHACFEWLFPVLEGFRKSWSDVDVDIKPGLAFEAMPALLKEEVDLVVSSDPEEMPGVEFIELFDYAPVFVASAQHPLAAKPFVEAKDFRGQTLITYPVERTRLDVFSQLLIPAKVEPAAIRQVELTAVILLLVASNRGVSVLPDWVVREVKYSSDYVTRPLTEQGITRRLYAAIRSEDADKPYMRELIDLARIEARKLQAA, from the coding sequence GTGCATATCGAATTCCGGCATCTGCGCACGATCAAGGCCATTCATGATTGCGGCGGGCTGGCGCGGGCGGCGGATGTGCTGCACATCACGCAAAGCGCGCTGAGCCACCAGATCAAGGGGCTGGAGGATCAGGCGGGGGTGGAGCTGTTTGTGCGGCGGTCGAAGCCGATGACGCTGTCGGCGGCGGGATTGCGCCTGCTGAGGCTCGCGGAGCAGGTGATGCCGCAGGTCGAGGCGCTGCAGGAGGAGTTCACCAACCTGCGCGACGGGCGCGCGGGGCGGATGCATATCGCCATCGAGTGCCATGCCTGTTTCGAGTGGCTCTTTCCGGTGCTGGAGGGGTTTCGCAAGAGCTGGTCGGATGTGGATGTGGACATCAAGCCGGGGCTCGCGTTCGAGGCGATGCCGGCGCTGCTGAAGGAGGAGGTGGATCTGGTCGTCTCCTCGGACCCGGAGGAGATGCCGGGGGTGGAGTTCATCGAACTCTTTGATTATGCCCCAGTTTTCGTGGCCTCGGCCCAGCATCCGCTGGCGGCGAAACCGTTCGTGGAGGCGAAGGATTTTCGCGGGCAGACGCTGATCACCTACCCGGTGGAGCGGACGCGGCTGGACGTCTTCAGCCAGTTGCTGATCCCGGCCAAGGTGGAGCCGGCGGCGATCCGGCAGGTGGAGTTGACGGCGGTGATCCTGCTGCTCGTGGCGTCAAACCGGGGCGTGTCGGTGCTGCCGGACTGGGTGGTGCGGGAAGTCAAATACAGCTCGGATTACGTGACACGGCCGCTGACTGAGCAGGGGATCACGCGGCGGCTTTATGCGGCGATCCGGTCGGAGGATGCGGATAAGCCCTATATGCGGGAACTGATCGACCTGGCCCGCATCGAGGCGCGGAAATTACAGGCCGCGTAA
- a CDS encoding GNAT family N-acetyltransferase — MIIRPARLDDAPAMSAFLQELSALGKRTRRSDLEFVQSHYVENPSSIRCSVAEDADGTILGFQALTLAGPDNEFGVEAGWGVIGTHVSPHAARRGVGRALFSATREAAQSAGLRKIDASIGDDNAEGLAYYEAMGFRTYRMPEGRICKCYEVS; from the coding sequence ATGATCATCCGCCCCGCCCGACTGGACGACGCCCCCGCGATGAGCGCCTTTCTCCAGGAACTCTCGGCCCTTGGCAAACGCACCCGCCGCAGCGACCTGGAATTCGTCCAAAGCCATTATGTCGAAAACCCGTCTTCCATCCGCTGTTCGGTCGCCGAAGACGCGGATGGCACGATCCTCGGCTTCCAGGCCCTGACCCTCGCGGGGCCGGACAACGAATTCGGCGTCGAGGCGGGGTGGGGCGTCATCGGCACCCATGTCAGCCCTCATGCCGCCCGTCGCGGCGTGGGCCGCGCGCTCTTCTCAGCCACGCGCGAGGCCGCGCAATCCGCGGGTCTGCGCAAGATCGACGCCAGCATCGGCGACGACAACGCCGAAGGTCTTGCCTACTACGAGGCGATGGGGTTCCGCACCTACCGCATGCCCGAAGGGCGGATCTGCAAATGCTACGAGGTGTCCTGA
- the putA gene encoding bifunctional proline dehydrogenase/L-glutamate gamma-semialdehyde dehydrogenase PutA has product MARDIPHPLSSHIDALTYTDQTAMIDTLVADASLSATDRDAICARAAQLVRQIRTSAHPGLMEVFLAEYGLSTDEGVALMCLAEALLRVPDADTIDALIEDKIAPSDWGKHLGQSSSVLVNASTWALMLTGKVLDENAPGPAHALRSAVKRVGEPVIRTAVGRAMKEMGRQFVLGEDITSAMRRAAGMEDKGYTYSYDMLGEAARTDADAKRYHLSYSRAISAIAQSCGSDDIRANPGISVKLSALHPRYEVAQRDRVLEELVPRLRSLALLAKSAGMGLNIDAEEADRLSLSLDIIELVLAEPALAGWDGFGIVVQAYGPRAGRVIDTLYDLARTHDRRIMVRLVKGAYWDTEIKRAHVAGMAAFPVFTSKAATDVSYIANARKLLGMTDRIYPQFATHNAHTVAAILHMASDTRVFEFQRLHGMGEALHDLVKTGENTSCRIYAPVGAHRDLLAYLVRRLLENGANSSFVNQIVDTSVPPEEVAADPFAALGQAVALRTGADLFQPERPNSRGFDLSHAPTLSALEDARAPFSGSAWAATPLLAGPADPEAAVPVQNPARPSDQPGTVRWASRADIAAAIGAASPWSAPLDDRRAILARAADLYEANHGALFALLAREAGKTLPDCVAELREAVDFLRYYAAQAEAGSPAGIFTCISPWNFPLAIFTGQIAAALANGNAVLAKPAEQTPLIADRAVRLLHEAGVPPSALQLLPGDGTVGAALTQDPRICGVAFTGSTETALKIRAGMASNLQPGAPLIAETGGLNAMIVDSTALPEQAVQSIVESAFQSAGQRCSALRCLYVQDDIADDLTAMLIGAMRELRVGDPWSLSTDIGPVIDRDAQTIIAGHIASARKEGRLLHACDAPPDGTFIAPALISISGISDLDREIFGPVLHLARFRADALDAVIDAVNASGYGLTFGLHTRIDDRVQYVSDRVRAGNIYVNRNQIGAVVGSQPFGGEGLSGTGPKAGGPHYLSRFKAPDRQHTAEGWMQDASALPGPTGPDPAAETSSLPGPTGESNRLTTLPGGPLLCLGPGSASAAAQAAAVHALGGQAIVSDGHIAPDALLDMPAISGVLWWGDADTARSYEIALSRRPGPILPLIPGQPDIGHVRTERHVCVDTTAAGGNAALLGAAS; this is encoded by the coding sequence ATGGCACGTGACATTCCCCATCCCCTTTCCTCTCACATCGACGCGCTCACATATACCGACCAGACGGCCATGATCGACACGCTCGTCGCCGATGCCAGCCTGTCCGCAACGGACCGCGACGCCATCTGCGCGCGCGCAGCGCAGCTGGTCCGGCAGATCCGCACCTCCGCCCATCCCGGACTGATGGAGGTGTTTCTGGCCGAATACGGTCTCAGCACCGATGAGGGCGTGGCACTGATGTGCCTGGCCGAGGCTTTGTTGCGGGTGCCCGATGCCGATACGATCGACGCCCTGATCGAGGATAAGATCGCGCCCTCGGACTGGGGCAAGCATCTGGGCCAGTCCTCCTCCGTTCTCGTCAACGCCTCGACCTGGGCGCTGATGCTGACAGGCAAGGTTCTCGACGAAAACGCTCCCGGTCCGGCCCATGCCCTGCGCAGCGCCGTCAAACGGGTGGGCGAACCCGTGATCCGAACCGCCGTCGGGCGCGCGATGAAGGAAATGGGGCGCCAGTTCGTGTTGGGCGAAGACATCACATCCGCCATGCGCCGTGCAGCCGGCATGGAGGACAAGGGCTATACTTATAGCTATGACATGCTGGGCGAGGCCGCGCGCACCGACGCCGATGCCAAGCGCTATCATCTCAGCTATTCCCGCGCCATCTCCGCCATCGCCCAATCCTGTGGGTCCGACGATATCCGCGCCAATCCCGGGATTTCGGTCAAGCTCTCCGCCCTCCATCCCCGCTATGAAGTGGCACAGCGTGACCGGGTCCTTGAAGAGCTTGTGCCGCGCCTGCGCTCTCTGGCGCTTCTTGCCAAATCCGCCGGCATGGGGCTGAACATCGATGCAGAGGAGGCCGACCGCCTTTCCCTCTCTCTCGATATCATCGAACTGGTTCTCGCCGAACCCGCCCTGGCCGGCTGGGACGGCTTCGGCATTGTCGTTCAGGCCTATGGGCCGCGTGCGGGGCGTGTCATCGACACCCTTTATGATCTGGCCCGAACCCATGACCGTCGGATCATGGTGCGGCTTGTCAAAGGCGCTTACTGGGACACCGAAATCAAACGCGCCCACGTCGCCGGGATGGCCGCCTTTCCCGTGTTTACCTCAAAGGCGGCAACCGATGTCTCCTATATCGCGAATGCCCGCAAACTGCTTGGCATGACCGACCGGATCTATCCCCAATTCGCCACCCACAACGCCCACACGGTGGCCGCGATCCTGCATATGGCAAGCGACACGCGCGTCTTTGAATTCCAGCGCTTGCACGGCATGGGCGAAGCGCTTCATGACCTCGTCAAGACGGGTGAGAATACAAGCTGCCGCATCTACGCGCCGGTCGGGGCGCACCGCGATCTTCTGGCCTATCTCGTCCGGCGCCTTCTGGAAAACGGCGCCAACAGCTCTTTCGTCAATCAGATCGTCGACACCTCCGTTCCGCCCGAAGAGGTCGCCGCCGACCCCTTTGCCGCGCTTGGTCAGGCCGTAGCGCTGCGCACCGGCGCCGACCTCTTTCAGCCCGAGCGCCCGAATTCGCGTGGGTTTGACCTCTCCCATGCCCCCACCCTCTCGGCGCTGGAGGACGCCCGCGCGCCCTTCTCCGGCTCGGCATGGGCGGCCACGCCGCTCCTGGCCGGACCCGCCGATCCCGAAGCCGCCGTGCCCGTGCAAAACCCGGCCCGTCCCTCCGATCAGCCCGGCACCGTCCGTTGGGCAAGCCGCGCGGATATCGCCGCCGCAATCGGCGCCGCATCCCCCTGGTCGGCGCCTTTGGACGACAGGCGGGCGATCCTCGCCCGTGCCGCGGACCTCTACGAGGCCAATCACGGCGCGCTTTTCGCGCTTCTGGCCCGCGAGGCCGGCAAGACATTGCCCGATTGCGTGGCCGAACTGCGGGAGGCCGTCGACTTCCTGCGCTATTACGCGGCACAGGCAGAGGCCGGATCGCCCGCCGGGATCTTCACCTGCATCTCGCCCTGGAACTTCCCTCTGGCGATCTTCACCGGGCAGATCGCCGCCGCGCTCGCCAACGGGAACGCGGTGCTGGCCAAACCTGCAGAACAGACCCCCCTGATCGCCGACCGGGCCGTGCGCCTCCTCCACGAAGCCGGTGTGCCGCCCTCCGCCCTGCAGCTTTTGCCCGGGGACGGAACGGTCGGCGCGGCCCTCACCCAAGATCCGCGTATCTGCGGGGTGGCATTTACCGGCTCCACCGAAACGGCGCTTAAAATCCGGGCGGGGATGGCCTCCAACCTGCAGCCCGGCGCTCCTCTCATTGCCGAGACCGGCGGGCTCAACGCCATGATCGTCGACAGCACCGCGCTGCCCGAACAGGCCGTGCAAAGCATCGTGGAAAGCGCGTTCCAATCCGCCGGTCAGCGATGCTCCGCCTTGCGCTGTCTCTATGTTCAGGACGACATCGCCGATGACCTGACGGCCATGCTGATCGGCGCCATGCGTGAACTCAGGGTCGGCGACCCCTGGTCGCTCAGCACCGATATCGGCCCCGTGATCGACCGCGACGCGCAGACGATCATCGCCGGCCATATCGCATCCGCCCGGAAAGAGGGGCGTCTGCTTCATGCCTGCGACGCCCCGCCCGATGGCACCTTCATCGCGCCTGCCCTCATTTCGATCTCCGGCATCTCGGATCTCGACCGGGAAATCTTCGGTCCCGTTCTTCACCTGGCCCGCTTCAGGGCCGATGCGCTCGACGCGGTGATCGATGCCGTCAATGCCAGCGGCTACGGGCTCACCTTCGGCCTTCACACGCGCATAGATGACCGGGTTCAGTATGTCTCCGACCGGGTGCGCGCGGGCAATATCTATGTCAATCGCAACCAGATCGGGGCGGTCGTGGGCTCTCAGCCCTTCGGGGGCGAGGGGCTTTCCGGCACCGGGCCCAAGGCGGGCGGGCCGCATTACCTGAGCCGCTTCAAGGCCCCCGACCGTCAGCACACGGCAGAGGGCTGGATGCAGGACGCCTCCGCCCTGCCCGGACCCACCGGTCCCGACCCTGCCGCGGAAACGTCATCGCTGCCCGGGCCCACAGGCGAATCGAACCGTCTGACCACGCTCCCCGGCGGCCCCCTCCTTTGCCTGGGGCCCGGTTCGGCATCGGCGGCCGCGCAGGCTGCGGCGGTCCATGCTCTGGGCGGCCAGGCCATCGTCTCTGACGGGCATATCGCCCCCGACGCGCTTCTGGACATGCCGGCGATCTCCGGTGTCCTGTGGTGGGGGGATGCCGACACCGCCCGCTCCTATGAAATCGCGCTCTCCCGGCGCCCCGGGCCGATCCTTCCCCTGATCCCCGGACAGCCCGATATCGGACATGTCCGGACCGAGCGTCATGTCTGCGTGGACACCACCGCAGCGGGTGGAAACGCGGCCCTTCTGGGGGCGGCAAGTTAA
- a CDS encoding PaaI family thioesterase: MTIAQSPADLLSMAELLDMSGLDFMRGIVEGRLPGPPIGQTMGYKLHAVDDGTATFRGTPEFNVTNPMGTVHGGWYGTLLDSAMACAVMTKVPRGSVYTTLEYKINITRPIPLGTQIDCTGTVDHSGRSTGIAHGEIRGVEDGKLYATGSTTCIIMQMAKD, translated from the coding sequence ATGACCATCGCCCAATCCCCCGCCGACCTGCTCTCCATGGCTGAATTGCTCGACATGTCGGGCCTCGATTTCATGCGTGGTATCGTCGAGGGGCGCCTGCCCGGCCCGCCCATCGGCCAAACCATGGGCTATAAACTCCACGCCGTCGATGACGGCACGGCCACCTTCCGCGGCACGCCGGAATTCAACGTCACCAACCCGATGGGCACCGTCCACGGCGGCTGGTACGGCACGCTTCTCGACAGCGCGATGGCCTGCGCCGTGATGACCAAAGTGCCGCGCGGCTCGGTCTACACAACGCTCGAATACAAGATCAATATCACCCGCCCGATCCCCCTGGGCACGCAGATCGACTGCACCGGCACCGTCGACCATTCCGGTCGCTCCACCGGCATCGCACATGGAGAGATCCGCGGCGTGGAAGACGGCAAACTTTACGCCACCGGCTCCACCACCTGCATCATCATGCAAATGGCCAAGGACTGA
- a CDS encoding GFA family protein, translating into MTDTIRASCHCGAVVIEATLSAPLSSAARCTCSFCKRRQAANVTARSDSVRILQGADHLTLYSWGTGTAQHYFCRICGIYTHHQRRSNPSETGINLGAIEGVDPSAYEPLHWDDGVNHPSDR; encoded by the coding sequence ATGACCGACACGATACGTGCCTCCTGCCATTGCGGCGCCGTGGTGATCGAGGCGACGCTCAGCGCTCCTCTCTCCTCTGCCGCGCGCTGCACCTGCTCGTTCTGCAAACGCCGGCAAGCGGCCAATGTCACCGCCCGGTCCGACAGTGTGCGTATCCTTCAGGGGGCCGATCACCTCACGCTCTATAGCTGGGGCACCGGGACCGCGCAGCATTACTTCTGCAGGATCTGTGGCATCTACACCCACCATCAGCGCCGCTCCAACCCCTCCGAGACCGGCATCAATCTCGGCGCCATCGAAGGCGTCGATCCCAGCGCCTATGAGCCGCTGCACTGGGACGACGGCGTCAATCACCCGTCCGACCGCTAG
- a CDS encoding Lrp/AsnC family transcriptional regulator has translation MSFEHPDLDAFDWRILTVLAADGRISLTDLARDIGLTKTPTQARLKRLEANGFIAGYHARIDPIRLGLDHVAFVEVRLDDTREAALRAFNEAVGRLPQIEEVHMIAGNFDYLMKVRTRSMTEYRTVLAEKISTLPHVASTSTYVAMQSVKDGGAQELT, from the coding sequence GTGTCATTTGAGCATCCTGATCTCGACGCCTTTGATTGGCGCATTCTGACGGTGCTGGCTGCCGATGGCCGGATCAGCCTGACGGATCTGGCGCGCGATATCGGGTTGACCAAGACGCCGACACAGGCCCGGCTGAAGCGGCTGGAGGCCAACGGGTTCATCGCCGGGTATCACGCAAGGATCGATCCGATCCGATTGGGCCTGGATCATGTGGCCTTTGTCGAGGTTCGGCTTGATGACACGCGAGAGGCCGCCCTGCGCGCGTTCAACGAGGCGGTCGGGCGGTTGCCGCAGATCGAAGAGGTTCACATGATCGCGGGCAACTTTGACTATCTGATGAAGGTACGCACCCGGAGCATGACCGAATACCGCACTGTTTTGGCCGAGAAAATCTCAACGCTGCCCCATGTTGCCAGCACGTCGACCTATGTGGCGATGCAGTCGGTCAAGGACGGGGGCGCACAGGAATTAACTTGA
- a CDS encoding inositol monophosphatase family protein, whose product MVGSANLNIMLKAARKAGRSLVKDFREVENLQVSMKAAGDFVSKADIAAEAILKDELLGARPTYGWLAEEEGETPGQDPTRRWIVDPLDGTTNFLHGLPHWAISIGLEHKGQIVAGVVYDAAKDEMFFAEKGAGAWMNDQRLRVSNRGKMIESVFATGIPFAGKGDLPATLQDLARLMPVASGVRRWGSAALDMAYVAAGRYEGYWERQLSAWDLAAGIVIVKEAGGLVQAVEPGEDVLESGSVLCANETIFDGFAKVIRG is encoded by the coding sequence ATGGTCGGCAGTGCGAATCTGAACATCATGCTGAAAGCGGCCCGCAAGGCGGGGCGGTCGCTGGTGAAGGATTTCCGGGAGGTGGAGAACCTGCAGGTGTCGATGAAGGCGGCGGGCGATTTCGTCTCGAAAGCCGATATCGCGGCAGAGGCGATCCTGAAGGATGAATTGCTGGGCGCCCGCCCGACCTATGGCTGGCTGGCCGAGGAAGAGGGAGAGACCCCTGGTCAGGACCCGACGCGGCGCTGGATCGTGGATCCGCTGGACGGGACGACGAATTTCCTGCACGGGCTGCCGCATTGGGCGATCTCGATCGGGCTGGAGCACAAGGGGCAGATCGTGGCGGGTGTCGTCTATGACGCGGCCAAGGACGAGATGTTCTTTGCCGAAAAGGGGGCAGGCGCGTGGATGAACGATCAGCGTCTGCGGGTGTCTAACCGGGGCAAGATGATCGAGAGCGTGTTTGCGACGGGCATTCCGTTCGCGGGTAAGGGAGACCTACCGGCGACGCTGCAGGACCTGGCAAGGCTGATGCCGGTCGCGTCGGGCGTGAGGCGCTGGGGATCGGCGGCGCTGGACATGGCTTATGTCGCGGCGGGCCGCTACGAGGGCTATTGGGAGCGGCAGTTGAGCGCCTGGGATCTGGCGGCGGGCATCGTCATCGTGAAGGAGGCGGGCGGTCTGGTGCAGGCGGTCGAGCCGGGAGAGGACGTGCTGGAGAGCGGATCGGTTCTGTGCGCGAACGAGACGATTTTCGATGGCTTCGCCAAGGTGATCCGGGGATAG
- a CDS encoding NADP-dependent oxidoreductase produces MTDQMHRIALASRPTGAPTPDNFSFEAADMPTPGDGEILVKVHYMSLDPYMRGRMDDAKSYAQPVPIGGTMEGGAVGEVVASNSDAFQPGDFAFGMFGWASHAVIPANQCRKLDPAHGPITAALGVLGMPGFTGWHGLMEYGRPKEGETLVVAAATGPVGSMVGQLAKSLGLRVVGIAGGADKCQMATDTFGFDACLDHRAYDDASALRAALKEACPKGIDIYFENVGGKVLEAIIPLMNPFGRIPICGMIAWYNAGGLGANAGDEKDNLPKLWRTVLVNFLSVNGFIISNHWDRYPAFLAEVGPKVASGEIKFVEDIAEGLENAPQAFIGLLEGRNKGKQIVKVA; encoded by the coding sequence ATGACCGACCAGATGCACCGCATCGCCCTGGCCAGCCGCCCCACCGGCGCGCCCACGCCCGACAATTTCAGCTTTGAGGCCGCCGACATGCCCACCCCAGGCGACGGAGAGATCCTCGTCAAGGTCCATTACATGTCGCTCGACCCATATATGCGCGGACGCATGGACGACGCCAAATCCTACGCGCAGCCCGTGCCCATCGGCGGCACGATGGAAGGCGGCGCCGTGGGCGAGGTCGTAGCCTCCAACAGCGACGCGTTCCAGCCGGGCGATTTTGCCTTCGGCATGTTCGGCTGGGCCAGCCACGCCGTGATCCCCGCCAATCAGTGCCGCAAGCTGGACCCCGCCCATGGTCCCATCACCGCCGCCCTCGGCGTGCTCGGGATGCCGGGCTTCACCGGCTGGCACGGGCTTATGGAATATGGCCGCCCGAAGGAGGGCGAAACCCTCGTCGTGGCCGCCGCCACCGGCCCTGTCGGCTCCATGGTCGGCCAACTCGCCAAATCCTTGGGCCTGCGCGTCGTGGGCATCGCCGGGGGCGCCGACAAATGTCAGATGGCCACCGACACGTTCGGCTTCGACGCCTGCCTCGACCACCGCGCCTATGACGACGCCTCCGCCCTGCGCGCCGCCCTGAAAGAGGCCTGCCCCAAAGGCATCGACATCTATTTCGAAAACGTGGGCGGCAAGGTGCTTGAGGCGATCATCCCCCTGATGAACCCCTTCGGCCGCATCCCCATCTGCGGCATGATCGCGTGGTACAATGCCGGCGGCCTCGGCGCCAATGCCGGCGACGAGAAGGACAACCTGCCCAAGCTCTGGCGCACGGTCCTCGTCAACTTCCTGTCGGTCAACGGCTTCATCATCTCCAACCACTGGGACCGCTACCCCGCCTTCTTGGCGGAGGTTGGTCCCAAAGTGGCGTCAGGCGAGATCAAATTCGTCGAAGATATCGCCGAAGGCCTCGAAAACGCGCCCCAGGCGTTCATCGGCCTGCTCGAAGGGCGCAACAAGGGCAAACAGATCGTCAAGGTCGCCTGA
- a CDS encoding rhomboid family intramembrane serine protease, with product MIPIRDHNPSGRTPYVTYTLMAVNIAVFLSYMSLLGDPRALNALFFDWAIIPMRITSGDGFMTMVTSMFLHGGFMHLAGNMLFLWIFGDNLEDEMGHTRFLLFYLAAGLGAGLIHVLSAPGSTVPTVGASGAIAGVMGGYLLLFPKARVDILLILIVFFKIFPIPAWIMLAVWFAMQFIGGIGSDPDLGGVAYWAHAGGFLVGLALTVPLWLRLGGPRFWNRTHGTPPHPEARYTLSSSRIPRIPRK from the coding sequence ATGATACCCATCCGCGATCACAATCCGTCCGGACGGACGCCTTACGTCACCTATACGCTCATGGCCGTCAATATCGCGGTGTTCCTGAGCTACATGAGCCTTTTAGGCGATCCCCGTGCCTTGAACGCCCTCTTCTTCGACTGGGCGATCATCCCGATGCGCATCACCAGCGGCGACGGGTTCATGACGATGGTGACATCGATGTTCCTGCATGGCGGCTTCATGCATCTGGCCGGCAACATGCTGTTTCTCTGGATCTTCGGCGACAATCTCGAAGACGAGATGGGCCATACCCGGTTTCTGCTCTTCTATCTCGCCGCCGGTCTCGGCGCGGGGCTGATCCATGTCCTCTCCGCGCCCGGCTCCACCGTGCCCACCGTCGGTGCCTCCGGCGCCATCGCCGGGGTGATGGGCGGCTATCTTCTGCTCTTTCCCAAGGCGCGGGTCGATATCCTTCTGATCCTGATCGTCTTCTTCAAGATCTTCCCGATCCCCGCCTGGATCATGCTCGCCGTGTGGTTTGCCATGCAATTCATCGGTGGCATCGGGTCCGACCCGGACCTGGGCGGCGTCGCCTACTGGGCCCATGCCGGTGGCTTTCTCGTGGGCCTTGCCCTGACCGTCCCCCTCTGGCTGCGCCTGGGTGGCCCGCGCTTCTGGAACCGCACCCACGGCACCCCACCGCACCCCGAGGCGCGCTACACGCTCAGCTCCAGCCGCATCCCGAGGATCCCGCGCAAATGA